The following are from one region of the Nostoc cf. commune SO-36 genome:
- a CDS encoding sensor histidine kinase has protein sequence MKSYVLNDLVEEVVIMAEKYSDRTITIESKIYPIEIKADYSRLKQVLLNLIDNAIKYSEPDTPIVFKLNQLQDKAIIQICDQGYGIPLQQQARIFERFYRVDDSRSHTTGGCGLGLSIVKTLVEGMGGSVSVQSKLGEGSMFYN, from the coding sequence ATGAAATCTTATGTGCTGAATGACTTGGTTGAAGAAGTTGTAATAATGGCAGAAAAGTATAGCGATCGCACAATTACAATCGAGTCAAAAATTTATCCAATTGAGATCAAAGCAGACTACAGCCGTCTAAAACAAGTATTATTAAATTTAATTGATAATGCTATCAAGTATTCTGAACCTGACACACCCATAGTTTTTAAGTTAAATCAGCTTCAAGATAAAGCAATTATTCAAATTTGTGACCAAGGTTATGGCATTCCTTTACAGCAGCAAGCACGGATATTTGAGAGATTTTACCGTGTAGATGACTCTCGCTCTCATACCACTGGAGGTTGTGGTTTAGGTTTATCTATTGTCAAGACACTTGTAGAAGGTATGGGGGGTAGTGTAAGTGTACAATCCAAATTAGGGGAAGGGAGTATGTTTTACAATTAG
- a CDS encoding DUF2808 domain-containing protein, translating into MKVLLFGSLSALILTMSATALATSVKDHQSNSDTHILSQVNFNINVPHITNSGIRNDTHFIRLAVKGMSLQNLTIFLPSQMERFNGVRITDQSGKEITAKMEISKERLLITFDQPVATGGSLEVELIGVRRNSLGGNILLYGVSGQRVGLMGEIPIGTARIDIPEKG; encoded by the coding sequence ATGAAAGTTTTATTGTTCGGTAGTTTATCTGCTTTAATACTCACTATGTCTGCTACGGCTTTAGCCACATCTGTAAAAGATCATCAGTCAAATTCGGATACACATATACTATCCCAAGTGAATTTCAACATTAACGTTCCTCATATTACGAATTCTGGCATCCGAAATGATACTCATTTTATCAGATTAGCTGTAAAGGGAATGTCTCTGCAAAACCTAACAATTTTTCTACCAAGTCAGATGGAACGCTTTAATGGAGTTCGGATTACAGATCAATCTGGTAAAGAAATTACAGCTAAGATGGAGATCAGTAAAGAACGTTTGTTAATTACCTTTGACCAACCTGTAGCTACTGGTGGTTCTTTAGAGGTGGAGCTAATAGGTGTGCGAAGAAACAGTTTAGGCGGGAATATACTGCTCTATGGAGTGAGCGGTCAAAGAGTTGGGTTGATGGGAGAAATCCCAATTGGAACAGCCAGAATTGATATTCCTGAGAAAGGTTAG